One region of Macadamia integrifolia cultivar HAES 741 chromosome 11, SCU_Mint_v3, whole genome shotgun sequence genomic DNA includes:
- the LOC122093781 gene encoding translation initiation factor IF-2, chloroplastic, translated as MASLASLASLGGVRASSSSHFEVSPSLVRRISVIKGTDFVSFAGRQRWGYVSICKCMVTTDLVEELGNSVSLESTYRGSKDEDADLVLNLKPSPKPVVKSQPKAVSFIGVNSGNSMPWKKPSRDSDDEKSKDEEEISNVIESLGEVLEKAEKLETTSPQKSDIGKEKVFEGKPTPSTNTSSKVSKRVNSTDVRKSKTLKSVWRKGNPVATVQKVVKGSPKTTEFPTVDLKKREEEKEEAEPRATLRPPQPPPRVQPSLHAKPSVTPATEKPVILKDVGVAPKPSVTDSSDTGSKNRERKTILIDKFASKKPVVDPLIAQAVLAPPKPMKKPASGKIKDEYRKKTGAAGGIRRRLVDAEITDEETLELNVSISGAPSMRKGRKWSKASRKAARLQAAKDAAPVRVEILEVGEGGMLTEDLSYNLAISEGEILGYLYSKGIKPDGVQTLDKDMVKMVCNEYGVEVMDAAPVRVEEMAKKKEILDEEDLDKLEDRPPILTIMGHVDHGKTTLLDYIRKSKVAASEAGGITQGIGAYKVLVPVDGKSQPCVFLDTPGHEAFGAMRARGARVTDIAIIVVAADDGIRPQTNEAIAHAKAAGVPIVIAINKIDKDGANPEKVMQELSAIGLMPEDWGGETPMVQISALKGENVDELMETVMLVAELQELKANPHRNAKGTVIEAGLHKSKGPVVTFIVQNGTLKRGDVVVCGEAFGKARALFDDSGNRVDDAGPSTAVQVIGLNNVPIAGDEFEVVLSLDVAREKAEARAELLRNEHLSEKAGDGKVTLSSWASAISAGKLSGVDLHQLNIVMKVDVQGSIEAIRQALLVLPQDNVTLKFLLQATGDVSNSDVDLAVASKAIILGFNVKTPGSVKSYADQKGVEIRLYRVIYELIDDMRNAMEGLLKTVEEQVPIGAAEVRATFSSGSGRVAGCMVVEGKVVKGCGVRILRNGKTVHVGIIDSLRRVRELVKEVNAGLECGIGVEDFDDWEVGDLIEAFNAVQKKRTLEEASASVTAALAGAGVGL; from the exons ATGGCTTCTCTGGCTTCCCTGGCAAGTTTGGGAGGCGTGAGAGCGAGTTCTTCCTCTCATTTTGAGGTTTCTCCCTCATTGGTTCGGAGAATTTCGGTAATTAAGGGAACTGATTTTGTTAGTTTTGCGGGTAGGCAGAGATGGGGTTATGTTTCTATATGTAAATGTATGGTCACTACAGATTTAGTTGAAGAACTGGGAAATTCGGTTTCCTTGGAATCAACTTATAGAGGGAGTAAAGATGAGGATGCTGATCTTGTTCTCAATCTTAAGCCATCTCCCAAACCAGTTGTAAAATCTCAGCCCAAGGCTGTCTCTTTTATAGGCGTTAATTCAGGCAATTCAATGCCCTGGAAAAAACCCAGTAGAGATTCAGATGATGAGAAATCAAAGGATGAGGAGGAGATAAGTAATGTAATTGAGTCACTTGGAGAGGTGTTGGAGAAGGCAGAGAAACTTGAAACCACTAGTCCGCAGAAGTCTGATATTGGCAAAGAGAAGGTGTTTGAGGGGAAACCAACACCTAGTACAAACACAAGCTCAAAAGTGAGTAAGCGAGTAAATTCAACAGATGTTCGAAAATCTAAGACGTTGAAGAGTGTGTGGCGGAAAGGAAACCCCGTTGCAACTGTACAAAAGGTGGTTAAGGGATCTCCTAAGACTACTGAGTTTCCTACTGTAGATCTCaagaagagggaggaagagaaagaggaagctGAACCACGTGCTACTTTAAGACCTCCTCAGCCACCACCAAGAGTTCAACCAAGTTTACACGCAAAGCCTTCAGTGACTCCTGCAACTGAGAAACCTGTAATTTTGAAGGATGTTGGTGTGGCTCCAAAGCCTTCTGTTACTGACAGTTCTGACACTGGatcaaaaaatagagaaagaaagacaaTACTAATTGATAAGTTTGCATCCAAGAAGCCAGTGGTTGATCCCCTGATTGCTCAAGCAGTTCTAGCCCCTCCAAAACCGATGAAGAAGCCTGCATCAGGGAAGATCAAAGATGAGTACCGTAAGAAAACTGGTGCAGCTGGGGGAATACGGAGGCGTTTGGTTGATGCAGAGATTACCGATGAGGAGACGTTGGAGCTTAATGTATCTATTTCTGGTGCCCCTTCCATGAGGAAAGGAAGGAAATGGAGTAAAGCAAGTCGAAAGGCAGCTAGGCTCCAGGCAGCTAAGGATGCGGCCCCTGTAAGAGTAGAAATTCTAGAGGTAGGAGAAGGGGGTATGTTGACAGAGGACCTTTCATACAACTTAGCTATAAGTGAAGGTGAGATTCTTGGGTATCTATACTCGAAAGGGATAAAGCCTGATGGGGTTCAGACTTTGGACAAAGACATGGTAAAGATGGTTTGTAATGAGTATGGCGTAGAAGTTATGGATGCTGCTCCTGTTAGAGTGGAAGAAATggcaaaaaagaaggaaattctTGATGAGGAAGACTTGGACAAGCTAGAAGATAGGCCACCAATTCTTACTATAATGGGTCATGTGGATCATGGAAAG ACGACCCTTTTGGATTATATTCGAAAGAGCAag GTAGCTGCCTCTGAAGCAGGTGGAATAACACAAGGAATTGGTGCATATAAGGTGCTTGTTCCTGTCGATGGCAAGTCTCAGCCATGTGTTTTTCTTGATACACCTGGGCATGAG GCATTTGGTGCAATGAGAGCACGCGGGGCAAGGGTAACAGACATTGCCATCATTGTGGTGGCTGCTGATGACGGGATCCGTCCTCAAACAAATGAGGCAATTGCTCATGCAAAAGCAGCTGGAGTGCCGATTGTGATAGCTATAAACAAG ATAGACAAGGATGGAGCTAATCCAGAAAAAGTCATGCAAGAACTTTCCGCAATTGGTCTAATGCCAGAAGACTGGGGTGGTGAAACCCCAATGGTTCAG ATCAGTGCACTAAAAGGGGAGAATGTGGATGAATTGATGGAAACTGTCATGCTCGTGGCAGAG TTGCAAGAACTGAAGGCCAATCCTCATAGAAATGCCAAGGGAACTGTCATTGAAGCGGGCCTTCACAAATCAAAGGGACCTGTAGTCACATTTATCGTGCAGAATGGTACCCTCAAAAGAGGAGATGTAGTAGTTTGTGGTGAAGCCTTTGGAAAG GCGCGGGCTTTATTTGATGATAGTGGGAATCGTGTTGATGATGCTGGGCCATCTACAGCCGTGCAG GTCATTGGATTGAATAATGTTCCAATTGCTGGTGATGAATTTGAGGTTGTTTTGTCACTTGATGTTGCACGTGAAAAGGCAGAGGCTCGTGCAGAATTGTTACGAAATGAACATTTATCAGAAAAAGCTGGTGATGGGAAGGTTACTCTCTCTTCATGGGCTTCTGCGATTTCAGCAGGAAAGCTCTCTGGAGTAGATTTACACCAGCTGAATATTGTTATGAAGGTCGATGTTCAG GGATCAATTGAAGCCATCAGACAAGCCCTTCTAGTTCTTCCACAGGATAATGTCACTTTGAAGTTTCTGCTGCAAGCAACAGGGGATGTAAGCAACAGTGATGTTGATCTTGCTGTTGCTAGTAAGGCCATTATATTGGGATTCAATGTCAAAACACCAGGTTCAGTTAAGAGTTATGCAGACCAAAAAGGTGTTGAGATTCGTCTGTACAGAGTAATCTATGAGCTCATTGATGATATGCGGAATGCAATGGAGGGACTCCTTAAGACTGTCGAG GAACAAGTGCCAATTGGAGCAGCTGAAGTCCGGGCGACCTTCAGTAGTGGCAGTGGTCGTGTGGCTGGATGCATGGTGGTGGAAGGAAAAGTGGTGAAAGGCTGTGGTGTTAGGATTCTTCGGAATGGGAAAACAGTCCATGTTGGTATTATTGATTCTCTGAGGAGAGTGAGGGAATTGGTGAAAGAG GTTAATGCTGGACTAGAGTGCGGTATTGGTGTGGAGGATTTTGATGATTGGGAGGTTGGAGATTTAATTGAGGCCTTCAACGCAGTGCAGAAGAAGCGAACTCTTGAGGAGGCATCTGCTTCAGTGACAGCTGCATTGGCTGGAGCAGGAGTTGGATTGTGA
- the LOC122093783 gene encoding CBL-interacting serine/threonine-protein kinase 23-like, producing the protein MASSSSGNTTSGSRRRVGKYELGRTLGEGTFAKVKFARNVETGENFAIKILDKEKVLRHKMISQIKREISTMKLIRHPNVIRMYEVMASKTKIYIVLEFVNGGELFDKIAVNGRMKEDDARKYFQQLINAVDYCHSRGVSHRDLKPENLLLDVNGNLKVSDFGLSALPQQVREDGLLHTTCGTPNYVAPEVVNNKGYDGAKADLWSCGVILFVLMAGYLPFEDSNLMTLYKKIFKAEFSCPPWFSTSAKKLIKRILDPNPVTRITISQVIENEWFKKGYKPPVFESADVGLDDVDAAFDESGNSENLVVERLEERPTMMNAFELISTSQGLNLGTLFEKPMGLVKRQTRFTSKCPPNEIISKIEEAATPLGFGVKKKNYKMKLEGSKTGRKGQLSIATEVFEVAPSLFMVELRKSSGDTLEFHNFYKDISTGLKDIVWKE; encoded by the exons ATGGCCTCTAGCTCTAGTGGCAACACCACCAGTGGTAGCCGAAGGCGTGTTGGGAAGTATGAGCTGGGTCGAACACTCGGAGAGGGCACGTTTGCTAAGGTGAAGTTTGCTAGGAATGTGGAGACCGGAGAGAATTTTGCCATTAAGATCCTTGATAAAGAGAAGGTTCTCAGGCATAAGATGATCAGtcag ATCAAACGTGAAATCTCAACCATGAAATTGATCCGGCATCCAAATGTCATACGCATGTATGAG GTGATGGCCAGCAAGACTAAGATATACATTGTATTGGAATTTGTGAATGGTGGTGAACTGTTTGACAAAATT GCTGTTAATGGTAGGATGAAGGAAGATGATGCAAGAAAGTATTTTCAGCAGCTTATAAATGCTGTGGATTACTGCCATAGCAGAGGTGTTTCCCACAGGGACCTGAAG CCAGAGAATCTGTTGCTGGATGTAAATGGAAATCTCAAAGTTTCAGATTTTGGATTAAGTGCATTACCTCAGCAAGTTCGG GAAGATGGGTTACTTCACACAACATGTGGGACACCAAATTATGTTGCTCCAGAG GTGGTCAACAATAAAGGTTATGATGGAGCAAAAGCAGACCTCTGGTCATGTGGGGTCATTCTTTTTGTCCTTATGGCAGGTTACTTGCCTTTTGAAGATTCTAACCTTATGACACTGTATAAAAAG ATCTTTAAGGCTGAATTTTCTTGTCCTCCATGGTTCTCAACAAGTGCAAAGAAACTAATCAAAAGGATCCTGGACCCCAATCCTGTAACG AGAATTACGATTTCTCAGGTGATAGAGAACGAATGGTTTAAGAAAGGATATAAGCCACCTGTTTTTGAATCAGCAGATGTTGgtcttgatgatgtggatgcTGCTTTCGATGAATCAGGG AATTCTGAGAATCTTGTTGTGGAAAGGTTAGAAGAAAGGCCAACCATGATGAACGCTTTTGAGCTCATTTCAACATCTCAGGGTCTCAATCTTGGTACTCTATTTGAAAAGCCAATG GGACTTGTTAAAAGGCAAACGAGATTTACATCTAAATGCCCTCCCAATGAGATTAtctcaaaaattgaagaagctGCCACACCCTTGGGGTTTGgagtgaagaagaaaaactaCAAG ATGAAGCTTGAGGGCTCAAAAACTGGACGGAAAGGCCAGTTGTCCATTGCAACAGAG GTTTTTGAGGTTGCCCCATCCTTATTTATGGTCGAACTTCGCAAGTCTTCTGGAGATACCCTGGAGTTTCACAAT TTTTACAAGGATATATCAACTGGGTTGAAAGATATTGTATGGAAGGAGTGA